In Flavobacteriales bacterium, the genomic window ATTTCCGTAAGATTCGGCTACAAACCACCTTGAACTTTCATTTTCAAAGTGGTTTGCCGTCTGAGCAAACAGAAAAAATGGGCAAACGATGCAAATTAGAGTTAAGGTTTGTTTCATGCTCTTTAGTATTAACCACAACGTTTTACAGCTATGAAAAATAGGGTTTTAGCTGCTTCGCCCTGTCCCACAGGACAGGAGCGGACAGATAAACCCGAACCCTGCGTAACTGATGAGACCCTATTTTGCATAGATGGTGTTGGGGTTAGTTTTGTTTCTTTCCAAAATTCGATAATTCAAGAATTTGCCGCTGTCGTCAACTGTCGGAATGAGGATTGAGTCAGACTTTATAAGCCACTTTTCGTTCTCAAATATTTCCCCATACATAAACTCAGTATTGTATTGTATTTCCAGTTTATCGAATTCCCTGTCACGAGAAATGTCGGTTATCCAAAACTGTCTGATGCCAATGTGGTGCAACCGTACAGCTATCAAATCATTTCTGTTGACGATAAGGTTTCCAGTTGCATCTGGTGTGATTGTTTCGGATTTAAAACCAAGATTAACTTCTGAGAACGCTCCAACATTGAATTTTTCACCTGAGGGATCAAGAGTAGTGAAAATGAGTTTCACCGAATCTTTGAACTCAGTTTCATTTGGTGTTTTGGTATATACTAATTCATATAGCTGGTGATTTGTATTCAGAATCAATGTGTCGTTGATTATTTCCCATTGTCCGTGAGTGTCAATGTTTCCTGAAATGTTGTACGGGTCCGAATAAAGGAACGTACCGTCCTTCTTTAGATTGATATATTCACAGCCTTCTCGATCTGGTGTGTCCCAGCAAATTGAGTACAACCCGTCAAGTCGTGGTTGACACGAGCACAAAGCTGTCAGCAAAAGAATTAGTGTCAATCGAAGCGCCATCAAAATTAACCCCAACGGGTACTGCTATGAAAAACAGGGTTTAGGCAGCTTCGACCTTTCACCCGAAAGTGAGTTTGAAGAAACTGGCGAGACTGCGTAACCCACGTTCACCCTGTTTTTGATAGCAATTGTTGGGGGCAGTTTTTTATTCTCTTTTTTCAATGGTCACCCATGTCTTGTCAAAGCCGATAGCAGACAAAATCTTGTCCTTGTCCAGAGTTTTCGGTTGTTTGAGTTTCAGAATGAGGCTACTTGACGGGACTTCTTCGATAATTGTGAATTGCGAACCATGTGGTTGCCAAACGAACCGCTTGTTGTCTGTTCCTTTGTCAAACCCTTCAAGATTTCCATTTTTATTCCAAATGAAATCAAATATTTCAGGGTCGTATCGAACCGTATCAAACTCGAAAACTGCTACTTGAGTTAAGTCGTCTGACTTTACAAGAACCACGGTTCGTAAGTGTTTGAACTTCGCACGGATGGACGAAACTCTTTCATTCCAAATTTCGAGAACTTGCCCGCCAACTTCATTAGGGTCAGCGGAAGTGTCGATTGTTCCACCGTAAGAATAGACAATGGAGTTTCGTCCTGAAATAAGGCGAACTTTCTTCAAGTTCCTAAAGTCTTTAACTCCTGATTTCACGGTTTTGGCACCCCACGCGGTGTTGCCAAGAACAACATCGTCAAGTCCTACGTTCGATGGTTTCCAATCTGCACCGATACAATGAGCGAAAATTTCTTCCCATTCAGAACCTTCCAAAACACCTTTTCCTTTTGAGGCTAACAAATAGACGATTTCCCGACCAAGTATATATGGAAATTCAGAACTGAATTCGTTCAGAGGGTAAGGAGGTTGAGACTTGTTTACAGTTCTCAACTTAGGCGAATTTTTTGCCATTAGCTTGGATTGTATTTTAAATCATACTCTCTCAAAACTGCCGTTTGGTCAAGTGAAACTGAAACGTAGGGTAATAGCTTTTGAACAACTGCTTTAATCATGTTAACTGGAACAGCATTGCCTGCCTGTCGCTTTGCCTGTCCATCACTTACTATGATTTTATAGCTGTCAGGAAAGCCTTGAAGCCTGAACATTTCCCTTGGTGTTAACCTACGCTCACCATTTACAAGAAGATAATTGTACGAGGCTCCAGCACGTAAAGCACAAGAAAACGGATAGGAACAAATGTTACCCGATTTGTTTTCGTGCCAAATGGATGGGTAAAAGGAGGACTTATGACTTTCTTCTCTTTTGGCACGAATGTATTCCGAAGCATAGTGTTTCTTGTCCACCTTGTCCTCAAGTACTTCCGACAATGGTTTGTACGGACGAACCGGGTCAGGATATGTGAACATTATAGGCTCTTTGTGGCCGACAATCACAATTCTTTCCCGTTTTTGAGGTAAACCATAATCAAGCGCGTTCAGAACGCTGTACTGAACATGATAGCCAAGGTCTTTAAGTGATTTCAAAATAACTTTTAGCGTATTGCCTCCGTCATGTCCCACCAATTGCTTCACGTTTTCGAGTATAAAGGCTTTCGGTTGCTTTTCCTCTAATATGCGTGCAATGTCAAAGAACAGAGTACCTCGCGTGTCGTCAAGCCCTTTCATTTGTCCAATGATGCTGAATGGCTGACATGGAAAACCTGCGAATAAAATGTCGTGGTCAGGAATGTCTTTTTCGTCAATCTGCGTTATGTCACCATGAGGCCGTTCGCCAAAATTGGCTTCGTAACTGTCCTGTGCATACTTGTCAATGTCTGATGAAAAAACGCAGTTGGCGTAGATGTCAACTTCCTGACATGCGTCTTCAAACGCGACCCTAAAACCGCCAATTCCACAGAAGAGGTCGATAAAACGGATTTGTTCTCTTGTGTCGTACATGTTTCAAATTTAACGTTGTCAAGCAATTAAAGAAAGACAGGCTGTCGAGTTTCTGCTAACATTTCAAGTTGGATAAAATTGCCCCCAACGGTTTCCGCTAAAGATAATGCGTTAGAAACTGCCGTCCTTTCGCCATGCGCAGACAACGCAGAACGAAACTGAGACTGACTGACGTACGGTCGCACGCATTAGGTTTAGTGGTTGTTGTGGTGTCGTTGTTTTCTTTTATAAATCCATCCTACGACAATTAGTCCAAGTAAACCTAAAAGGACAAAAGTCTTGTCAAATTGTGTTTCCTTTTCCGTTTCGTGTTCAATTACTCGGAAATTAGCTTCCGTTCCGAGAGTGTCACGAAGCATTTGCTCAAAACT contains:
- a CDS encoding DNA cytosine methyltransferase, encoding MYDTREQIRFIDLFCGIGGFRVAFEDACQEVDIYANCVFSSDIDKYAQDSYEANFGERPHGDITQIDEKDIPDHDILFAGFPCQPFSIIGQMKGLDDTRGTLFFDIARILEEKQPKAFILENVKQLVGHDGGNTLKVILKSLKDLGYHVQYSVLNALDYGLPQKRERIVIVGHKEPIMFTYPDPVRPYKPLSEVLEDKVDKKHYASEYIRAKREESHKSSFYPSIWHENKSGNICSYPFSCALRAGASYNYLLVNGERRLTPREMFRLQGFPDSYKIIVSDGQAKRQAGNAVPVNMIKAVVQKLLPYVSVSLDQTAVLREYDLKYNPS